GTGGGCCTCATCACCCTCTATGGGGAAAACCGGATCAGCCCCTGGGCCGGCCTGATCCTCCTCCTGCCCCTAGGGCGGTTTGCCATGACCTGGCTCCTGGAGAAAAGCGGCCACGACGAGCTCTTGGTGCTCTTCGGTCTGGGCCTGGCCCTCCTTGGGGGGGAGGGCTTCCGCCAGGTGGGCCTGTCCCCGGAACTGGGAGCCCTGATCATGGGCATCCTTCTCTCCGGCCATGAAAAGGGAGGGGAGATGGCCAAGGCCCTTTGGAGCCTGAAGGAGGCCTTTCTTGTGGCCTTCTTCCTGGATATAGGGCTTAGGGAGGGACTAAGGGACGTGGAGGTGGGGCTGGTCCTGACCCTCCTCCTCCTCACCCTGGTCAAATCCCCTCTTTTTTTCGGCCTTTTTCTCCTCCTGGGGCTTCGGGCCCGCACCGCCTTCGTAAGCGGGATGTACCTGGGCAACTACTCGGAGTTTGCCCTCATCGTGGGGGTAGTCCTGGAGCGGGCGGGCCTCTTGCCCCAAAGCCTCTCCACCCTGGCCCTAGGGGTGGCGCTATCCATGGCCCTTTCCGCTCCCCTGGCCCGGTACAGCCACAGCCTTTACAAGCGCCTCGAGGCCCGCCTCCTCCCCCTGGAGCGAAAGGTGGCCCACCCCGACCAGGAACCCGAGCGCCTGGAAGGGGCCACGGTGCTCATCGTGGGCATGGGCCGCACCGGAGGGGCCGTCTACCGCATCCTGGAGGCCAGGGGGGAACGCCCCGTGGGCCTGGACGCCGACCCCGAAAAGGTGGCCCACCACCAGGCCAAGGGGCGGAAGGTCTTCTACGGGGATGCGGAGGACCCCGAGCTTTGGGAACGCCTGGACCTAAGCGGCCTTAGGGCCGTGGTCCTCGCCCTGCCCGACCTGGAGGCCAAACTGTTGGCCGCCCGTTGGCTGAAAGAGCGGGGCTTCAAGGGCATCCTGGCCGCCACCAGCTTCCACCTGGAGGAAGACCCGGCCCTGGAGGCCGCCGGCGTCACCCTCCTCTTCCACCCCTTCCGCGAGGCAGGCGAGCGCCTGGCGGAAAAGGTCCTGGAGAAGCTGGCTATAATGGGTGAGGTGAGCCATGGCCGGTCATAGCAAGTGGGCACAGATCAAGCGCAAAAAAGCCGCCAACGACCTCAAGCGCGGCAAGATCATCTCCAAGCACCTAAGGGCCATCCAGGCAGCCGCCCGCGCCGGGGGAAGCCCCTACCCCGAGGCCAACGTCCAGCTGCGAAACGCCATTGAGGCGGCCCGGGCCGACGATGTCCC
This sequence is a window from Thermus caldifontis. Protein-coding genes within it:
- a CDS encoding cation:proton antiporter family protein — protein: MEALWVAAAFALGLLTSRLGLPPLVGYLGAGFALHGLGLRETEFLHHAAEIGVLLLLFTVGLKLRFQDLLEPRVLVAGGLHLLLFSLLALPFLANLPLALALAFSSTVLVVKVLEDKKELTTYHGRLSVGILVLQDLVAVGLITLYGENRISPWAGLILLLPLGRFAMTWLLEKSGHDELLVLFGLGLALLGGEGFRQVGLSPELGALIMGILLSGHEKGGEMAKALWSLKEAFLVAFFLDIGLREGLRDVEVGLVLTLLLLTLVKSPLFFGLFLLLGLRARTAFVSGMYLGNYSEFALIVGVVLERAGLLPQSLSTLALGVALSMALSAPLARYSHSLYKRLEARLLPLERKVAHPDQEPERLEGATVLIVGMGRTGGAVYRILEARGERPVGLDADPEKVAHHQAKGRKVFYGDAEDPELWERLDLSGLRAVVLALPDLEAKLLAARWLKERGFKGILAATSFHLEEDPALEAAGVTLLFHPFREAGERLAEKVLEKLAIMGEVSHGRS